The following are from one region of the Candidatus Methylomirabilota bacterium genome:
- a CDS encoding ABC transporter substrate-binding protein, whose amino-acid sequence MRHRHLTRRELLLGTGATGAVLLGRTPVFGVEKELIANTYGGTWEAAHRAAIATPVEKKTGAKVTLVSILAAELVARTKAAAGGRPPVDVALVDDGPFLNAVKEGIFERLPLDKVPNAARLFPKYRPAEPVFGVPNSASVVGIAYNAKRLKTPPVSWADLWKPEYKGRVGLNPPTSTLGTVALLSLAKLRGGDESNIEPGFEAVKSLLPSVGSIAPSPASLQTLLERGEVDIAPLWHLNTLVLKYKGTGMEFVLPREGGIAGLAWFAVTKGANAELAIEYINQGLDPEAQRLLAGPPSFLGPVVQGVSVAPELRGLVPATPADLEKLIVLDWNKINLQRADWINRWNREIKV is encoded by the coding sequence ATGAGGCACCGACACCTGACGCGACGCGAGCTCTTGCTCGGCACCGGAGCCACCGGGGCGGTCCTTCTGGGGCGGACGCCCGTCTTCGGCGTCGAGAAGGAGCTGATCGCCAACACGTACGGCGGCACCTGGGAGGCGGCCCACCGGGCGGCCATCGCCACCCCGGTCGAGAAGAAGACGGGGGCCAAGGTGACGCTGGTCTCCATCCTGGCCGCCGAGCTGGTCGCCCGGACCAAGGCGGCGGCCGGCGGGCGGCCGCCGGTGGACGTCGCGCTGGTCGACGACGGGCCCTTTCTCAACGCCGTCAAGGAAGGGATCTTCGAGCGGCTGCCGCTCGACAAGGTCCCCAACGCCGCCAGGCTGTTCCCGAAGTACCGCCCAGCGGAGCCCGTCTTCGGCGTCCCGAACTCGGCCTCGGTGGTCGGGATCGCGTACAACGCGAAGCGGCTCAAGACGCCGCCGGTCTCGTGGGCGGACCTCTGGAAGCCCGAGTACAAGGGGCGGGTGGGCCTCAACCCCCCGACCAGCACGCTCGGCACCGTCGCGCTCCTGAGCCTCGCCAAGCTCCGCGGCGGCGACGAGAGCAACATCGAGCCCGGATTCGAAGCGGTGAAATCGCTCCTGCCCAGCGTGGGGTCGATCGCCCCCTCGCCGGCGAGCCTTCAGACGCTGCTCGAGCGGGGCGAGGTCGACATCGCCCCCCTGTGGCACCTGAACACGCTGGTGCTCAAGTACAAGGGGACCGGCATGGAGTTCGTGCTGCCCCGGGAAGGGGGCATTGCGGGGCTGGCCTGGTTCGCGGTGACCAAGGGGGCCAACGCCGAGCTGGCGATCGAATACATCAACCAGGGCCTGGATCCCGAGGCCCAGCGCCTCCTGGCCGGGCCGCCCTCCTTCCTCGGCCCCGTCGTGCAGGGCGTGAGCGTCGCCCCGGAGCTCCGGGGGCTGGTGCCGGCGACCCCCGCCGACCTGGAGAAGCTGATCGTCCTCGACTGGAACAAGATCAACCTGCAGCGGGCCGACTGGATCAACCGGTGGAACCGCGAGATCAAGGTTTAG
- the puuE gene encoding allantoinase PuuE, giving the protein MTATSPRDLVGYGARPPHPQWPDGARVALQILLNYEEGSERSVLDGDARSETEGWDAPAASMEVGQRDLVVESHFEYGSRAGFWRLLRVFAERGTPITIGACALALERNPEAARAIVAAGHDICCHGWRWMGHHRLAEHEERALVRRAVASIVTTTGRRPLGWFTRYAPSLNTRRLLVEEGGFLYDSDAYNDDLPYWVRVGDTPHLVIPYAFDTNDMRFATAPGFVIGDDFFAYLKDTFDLLYAEGAAAPKMMSVGLHTRLAGRPGRAAALARFLDYVNRHDDVWVCRRGDIARHWIAHHPCGS; this is encoded by the coding sequence GTGACCGCCACCTCTCCCCGCGATCTCGTCGGCTATGGCGCCCGGCCGCCCCATCCGCAGTGGCCAGACGGGGCGCGGGTCGCCCTGCAGATCCTGCTGAACTACGAGGAGGGGTCCGAACGCTCCGTCCTGGACGGGGACGCGCGGAGCGAGACGGAGGGCTGGGATGCGCCCGCGGCCTCGATGGAGGTCGGGCAGCGCGACCTGGTCGTGGAGTCCCACTTCGAGTACGGGAGCCGGGCCGGCTTCTGGCGGCTCCTGCGCGTCTTTGCCGAGCGCGGCACCCCGATCACGATCGGCGCCTGCGCGCTGGCGCTCGAGCGCAACCCGGAAGCGGCGCGGGCCATCGTGGCCGCCGGTCACGACATCTGTTGCCACGGGTGGCGGTGGATGGGGCACCATCGCCTGGCCGAACATGAGGAGCGCGCGCTCGTGCGCCGAGCGGTCGCCTCCATCGTGACGACGACGGGGCGCCGACCGCTCGGGTGGTTCACCCGGTACGCCCCGAGCCTGAACACCCGCCGCCTGCTGGTGGAGGAAGGCGGGTTCCTGTACGACTCCGATGCGTACAACGACGACCTGCCGTACTGGGTGCGGGTCGGGGACACGCCTCACCTGGTCATTCCGTACGCGTTCGATACCAACGACATGCGCTTCGCGACGGCGCCGGGCTTCGTCATCGGAGACGACTTCTTCGCGTACCTGAAGGACACCTTCGACCTCCTCTACGCCGAGGGCGCCGCCGCGCCGAAGATGATGTCCGTCGGACTGCACACGCGTCTGGCCGGACGGCCCGGACGGGCCGCCGCCCTGGCCCGTTTCCTCGACTACGTGAATCGGCACGACGACGTCTGGGTGTGCCGGCGCGGCGACATCGCCCGGCACTGGATCGCCCACCACCCGTGTGGATCCTGA